ATATTGTCGAGGCTGATACTAAACCAACAAAACGTTCTTTTGACTTTGCTAAGGAAATTGAAGATGCTTATGAAAAACCATTTGTTGATCCTATTGAAAAAGAGGTTATTGAGAAAAAACAGGAAAAAAGTATTGAAAAGCCAAAAGTAAATGATGAAATTAATAAAGATAATTATGTTTTAAAGGATATCATTTCTCCAATGAGGGGTGTTGTTCGTAAAGAAACTAATAGTATAAAAAGAGATCCAGATGTAAAGAAATCTCAAATTATAAAATTACGTGAACATGTTAAAACTACTGAAATTGAACCTGATTCAACTGATGATTATGCTCAAACAATTGAATTTACATTTTCAGATACAAAAAACCTTGAGGATACTTTAAATGGCATTAATATTCCTAGTGAAGAACCTAAAGATACTTTAAGTGAAACTAGTAAATTTACTTTAATTGAAGATTCAACAGGTGAAATGAGATTAGTAATTGATGAAGATGAATAAGTCGAAAACCGGCTTATTTTCTAATTAAAAAGAAAGGAGAATAAAAATGGAATATTTTTTAGTAGGAATAAAAGGTAGTGGTATGGCAAGCTTAGCTCAAATATTACTGGATTTAAATTATAAAGTAAGTGGTAGTGATATTGAACAACATATTTTTACTCAAGATGTTCTTGAAAAAAGAGATGTTCCAATTTATTCTTTTAATGCACAGAATATTAAAGAAGGAATGATTATTGTTAAAGGTAACTCTTTTGATGAAAATCATCCTGAAATAAAAGAGGCTAAAAGACTTGATTTAAAAATATATACTTATGTCGAAATGCTACAAAAAATAATTGGTGAATATTATTCAATTTGTATTGCTGGAACACATGGTAAAACCACTACGACAGGATTAGTTGAAACAATATTAGCTGGTAAAGAAAAAACTGGATTTTTAATTGGTGATGGTAATGGACAACTTAGTAGTGATGCAATTAACTTTGTTGTTGAATCATGTGAGTATAAAGACAATTTTTTAAATTACTATCCAAATATTGCTTTAATTAACAATATTGAATTAGATCATGTTGACTACTTTGATTCTTTAGAACAATACATTTTATCATTTAAAAAGTTCGCACAGCAATCAAAAGATTATGTGGTTTTAAATGGTGATGATAATAATTGTATGAAGATAGAAAGGGAGAACAACTACTATTATTTTGGCTTGTCTGATAATAACTGTTTTCAAGCAAAAAATATTGTTTATGATGAAAATGGTGTTGAATTTGATTTATATAGTTCATATTTTACTGGTGAAAAAGAATTCTGTTATCGCTTTAAGCTAAAGTTATATGGTGCACATATGTTAATGAATGCTTTAGCAGCTATAACAATTTATTCTTTAAAAAATATTGATAGTGATTTTGAGTATATGGAAAAAGCGTTAAATTCATTTGAAGGTGTTTCCAGAAGATTTGAAATAAAAGAAGAAAAAACTAATGTCTTTGTTGATGATTATGCACATCATCCAACAGCGATTAAATTAATGATAGATACAGTTAAACAAAAATATCCAAATAAGAAAGTAATTGCTTTTTTTAAACCAGACCGATATTCTCGAATTTATGAGTTTGGTAAAGAAATAGCACAAGCTCTTTCAAAAGCTGATGAAGTATATTTGTTTGAGTTTCCAAGCACATCAGCCAAAGAGGTTGGAATTGATATTGATATGAATTATGTTTTACAGTATTTAGATAAAGGAAAAATAATTGAGGAAAATCAAGAAAGTATTAATCATTTTAAAGGATATCAAGACAGTATATTTTTATTAATGTCTAGTAAAAATGTTTATGATTTTGAGGAAAAATTAATAAAAAGTATTTAAAAAATAGATTTATTAAAAAAAGGAGTTGAATAAAATGGGATTTTTTCAAATATTAAGCTATTTAATAATCTATATTTGTTTACCAGTAACTATTATTGCAACACTTGTTTATCTTATTTTACTATTTAAACAATTAACAGTTACAGTAAAAAAAGTAGATGCACTTTCTACTAATATTGAACAAAAAATGGAATTACTAGAAGGACCAATTGAAACAATTGTAAATATTAATAATAGTTATTTACAAGTAATTAGTGCTTTTTCGGCTGTTGCAACAACTATTGGTGCTTTCGCAAAAGGAAAAAGAAAAAAATAAAGGGGGACTTTTAATATGAAAGCAAAAGGATTAGCTTTATTTGGATTAGGTGTTTTTGCAGGTTTGCTTTTAGCACCTAAAAAAGGAAGCGAAGCATATGATGAATTAAAAGAAAAAGTAAATAATGTATATTTGCAAACTAAAGAATTAGATATTGATTCAATTAAAGATAAAATGTATGATATCAAAATTGAGGTTGCTAAAATGGATTATGATCGTTCAAAAGAAATCGTATCAAATCAAGCAACAATAATTAAAGAAAAACTTGATAAACTAATTACAGATTTACAAGAAAACGAAAAAATTAAACCAGCAATGGCAAATGCAGTAGATGCAACTCAAAAAGCTATTATTGATTTAATTGATTATATTGATGAAAGTGAATTAGTTGATAAAACAAAGGAACAAGTTCAAAAAGCTTATGACAAAACTAGTGAATATGCTAGTGATTTAAAAGAAAAAACAACAAGTATTGCTGATAATGTAATGGATAAGGCAGATGATACTTATGAAAAAGTAGCAAAACAAACTGAAAAGATTGTTGCTAAGAAAAAGAAAAAAAGTGAGGCTTAATTTTGAATAAAAAAGTAACGATTTATGATGTAGCTAGTGAAGCAAAAGTTTCATTAGCTACTGTTAGTCGTGTTATTAATAATAGTCAATCAGTTAAACCAGCAACCAGAGAACGTGTTTTAAAAGCAATAGATGATTTAAACTTTGTTCCAAATGCGGTTGCTCAAGGATTGGCTTTAAATAAGTCGTATAATATTGCTTTAATAGTTCCAGAAGCAAGTTTTTCATTCATTTCAACGATAATTAATGGAGTTGTTGATGTAACTCATATTTATAATTATAATGTAGTTTTATATAGCACAAATTTTGGACAGTTTGAAGTGGATAAAATAATTGATAAAGTAATAAAAAATCGTTTAGATGGAGTTATTATTTTAAATAGTGAGTTAACAACTAAAGCTTTGGATCAACTATCAAGGTACAACATACCGGTTACAGTAGTTGGTACACCTTTGCAAGGAAAGCTAAGAACAAGTGTTTATGTTGATTATGAAGAAGCTACATATAATGTTGTTATGAAATATTTAAAAGATGGTAAAGATAAAATTGTCTTTTTAGATGGCGATTATAATCGTTTTATTGTTGAAGAAATGTTAATTGGAATTAAAAAAGCATATAAGGAAAATAATCTTGAATTTAAAGGGCACTTACAAATAGGTGACTCTTATTTGACATCGTATAATGAAATAAAAAAATATTTAGAAAATAACGATGTTGATTTATGTTTAGGTGCACGTGATAGTTTAGCAATCGCTGCTTTAAATGCGGCTTTAGATTTAAATAAAAATATTCCAAATGATTTAGAAATAATTGGATTTAATAATACAAAATATAGTAGAATGGCTCGTCCAGCTTTATCAACAGTGCATGTGCCATTGTATGAATTAGGAGCAATTGCAGCTAGACATATGACAAAAATGTTAAATAAAGAAATAGTAGAAAATTCTAATCATAAATTAGAAACATATCTTGTTGAAAGATTGACAACAAAGTAAAAAATAGAGGAGTATATATACATGAATATTATAAAAGAATTAGAATGGCGTGGTCTGATTCATAGTATAACAGACCAGGAAAAATTAGAAGAAATGGCTAAAGGCCAGATTAAAGTTTATTTAGGAGTTGATCCAACTGCAGATTCAATGCATATTGGACATTTATTACCAGTTATTATGTTAAGACGTTTTCAAATGTATGGACATATCCCAGTACCAGTAATGGGTGGTGGAACAGGTCAAATAGGTGATCCAAGTGGACGCTCAAGTGAAAGACAATTACTTGATCTTGAAACAATTGAAAGTAATGTAGCGAATATTAGAAAACAAGTAGAAAGTATTTTAGATTTAGAATGTGAAAATAAACCGATGTTTTTGAATAACAATGAGTGGGGTTCTAAAATATCAATGTTTGAGTTTTTAAGAGATTACGGTAAATATTTCAATATTAACTACATGCTTGCTAAAGATACAATTGCATCTCGTTTAGAAACGGGTATTTCATATACTGAGTTTTCATATACAATTATTCAAGCACTAGATTGGCTGAAAATGTATGAAATGTATGGTGTAACGATGCAAATTGGTGGTTCAGACCAATGGGGTAATATAACATCAGGATTAGAGTTATTAAGAAAAAAACATCCTGAGTCAGTTTGTGCTGGTTTAACAATGCCATTAATTACTAAAGCAGATGGTACTAAATTTGGAAAAACAGCAGGTGGAGCAATTTGGTTAGATCCAAAGAAAACAAGTCCATATGAGTTCTATCAGTTCTTTTTAAATAGTGCAGATGATGATGTTATTAATTATTTAAAAGTATTTACATTCTTTAGCCAAGAAGAGATTGCATTCATGGAAAAAGAACTTAAAGAGAAACCACATGAAAGATTTGCTCAAAAAGAATTAGCAAGAGCTGTTACAACAATGGTTCATTCAAAAGAAGATTACGAGCATGCTTTAGAAATTTCAAAAGCATTGTTCTCTGGAGATATTAAAAACTTAAATCTTGCAGATATCAAAGATTCATTTAAAGGTGTTAGTGAAAGTGTAATTAATGTTGCTGAAATGAATATAATTGATTTTCTAGTAGAAACAGAAATTTGTAAATCAAAAAGAGAAGCAAGAGAGTTTGTTGGTAATAATTCAATCACAATTAATGGTGATCGTATTAATGATGTTGATTTCATTGTAAAAAAAGCTGATGCTTTTGATGAAGAAATCACAATTGTTAGAAGAGGGAAAAAGAATTACTTTAAAGTAATCTTTTCATAAAAAAAATCAATAAAATAAAGAAGGAGAATGTAACATGTTTAAACAAGAAAATTATCAAAAGTATTTGGACATCTTATCAGAGGAACTTGTGCCAGCATTAGGATGTACCGAGCCAATTTCAGTAGCTTATGGTGCAGCACTTGCCAGAAAGCATTTAGGATCATTTCCAACAGAAATAGTAATTAAATCAAGTGGTAATATCCTTAAAAACGCTAAATCAGTTGTAGTACCAAATACAGGTGGTTTAAAAGGAATGCAAGCTAGTTTATTAGCTGGTGCAGTAGGTGGGGATTCAGATTTAGAATTAGAAGTACTTTCAAAAATTACACCAGAGCAAATTAAAGAAATTAATGATTTAATGAATACTGGATTAGTTAAAGTTGAAAAATTAGTTACACCAATTACATTACATACAATTACTTATGTAACTGATGGAACTAAAGAAGTTGAAGTTGAAATTCAACATATGCATACTAATGTATCAAGAATTACAGTTGATGGTGAAGATATTTTCTCAAATGAAGTTTCAGCTGAAGAGTTTGCAGGTTCAATGACTGATCGTTCAATTTTATCAATTGACCAAATTTTAGATTTTGTTGAAGTTGCTAAACTAGATGACTATAAAGACTTATTAGAATTACAAATCAAAAATAATATGGCTATTGCAAAAGAAGGTTTAGAAAATGATTATGGTATTAATGTTGGAAGCACATTAATAAAATATGGTGATAATTCTCTTGAAGCAAAAGTTAAAGGAACAACAGCAGCTGGAAGTGATGCTAGAATGAATGGATCAACAATGCCAGTTGTAACAAACTCTGGAAGTGGTAATCAAGGAATGACTTGTAGTATTCCAGTAATTGTATATGCGCAAGAAAAAGGATATTCTCATGAAAAAATGATGAAAGCATTACTATTATCAAATTTAGTAACAATTCATATTAAAACTGATTTAACAAGATTATCATGCTATTGCGGTGCAATCGTTGCAGCAAGTGGTGCAGCAGCAGGAATTTCTTATCTTGAAGATTTATCAGGAGATCAAATTAAAATGGCAATCACAAATGTTTTAGGAAATGTTTCTGGAGTTGTATGTGATGGTGCTAAAGAATCTTGTCCATCAAAAATGGCTTCGGCAATTGATGCAGCATTCCAAGGAGTATACTTAGCAAGAGATAATGAAGTATTTACTCATGGATGTGGATTTGTTGAAGGAGATATTGAAGCAACAATTAAAAACGTTGGTGAATTAGGACGTGTTGGTATGGCAGGTACTCAAGAAGTAGTATTTGACATTATGACAAGAATTGAAAATTAAAAAAAGAAAGTAACAAGCTTTGTTTGTTACTTTTTTTAAAAGAGGGATAATATGAAAAAATATGGTTTAATAGGAAAAAAATTAGATTATTCATACTCTAAAATTATTCATGATGAACTAATAAAAAGTTATGATTTTCAGGCGATTTATCAGTTAATTGAAACTAACTCAATTAACAGAGAATTACTTGAAAAATATGATGGTCTTAATATAACAATTCCTTACAAAGAAGAAGTTTTAAACTATATTGATAAAAATGTTGATAAATTGCCTTGTAATACTATTATAAATAGAGATAACCAGTTATTTGCTTATAATACAGATATTTATGGCTTTGATTTTCTAGTAAAAAAACTGGGTGTTTTAAACATTGAAAAAGTTGTTATATTGGGAAGCGGTGCAAGTTCAAAGTTAATTCAACATTATTTTAAAGATAAAGAAGTAATTATTATTTCAAGAAGTAGTGAAACAAATAATTATAGTAATTTAAAAAAAATAAATGCTGATTTATTAGTTAATGCTACACCAGTTGGAATGAATGAATATATCAGTCCAATTAACGAGGAGTATTTGTCGAATTTTAAAGCTGTTATTGATTTGAATTACAATCCGATAAATTCAAAACTTGCTATTGATTGTGCAAAACATAATATTACTTTTGTTGGTGGAATAGATATGTTATTAGTCCAAGCAATAAAATCATTTGAATTATGGCATAATGTTATTGTTAATCGTTTTGATGCCAAAAAAATTAAATTGAAATTACTTGCAAAAATTAATCAAAAAATTGCTTTTGTGGGCTTGTCACTTAGTGGAAAAACAACACTTGTAAAAAAATATAATGGAATAGATTTAGATGAAGCAATAGAAAAAAAGTATAATGAAGACATTGATAAAATGATTGATGATGGCAATTTTAGAAAAAGAGAAACAAGTGTTTTAAAAGATTTAGTTAATGAAAATTATCAACTTATTGCTTGTGGTGGTGGGATAGTCTTAAATCATGAAAATATGGAATTACTTAAAGATTATTTAATTGTGCACTTACAAGTTGATATAGATGTTTTAATAGAGCGCTTTATAAGTAATCCAAGACCACTAATTAAAAGCCAAAAGCAATTACTTATGATGAATGAGAAAAGAAAAGAGTTATATCAAAAGTATGCTGATATAGAGTTGAATAAGAAAGAGGCAGAGGAGTTTTTAGATGAAATTAGCAATCATTAATGGTCCGAATATTAATATGCTTGGTTATCGTGAAACAGAGCACTATGGGCGTTTAAACTATCAAGAATTGATAAATGAAATTAAAAATAAAGT
Above is a genomic segment from Bacilli bacterium PM5-9 containing:
- a CDS encoding LacI family transcriptional regulator (product_source=KO:K02529; cath_funfam=1.10.260.40,3.40.50.2300; cog=COG1609; ko=KO:K02529; pfam=PF00356,PF13377; smart=SM00354; superfamily=47413,53822), whose protein sequence is MNKKVTIYDVASEAKVSLATVSRVINNSQSVKPATRERVLKAIDDLNFVPNAVAQGLALNKSYNIALIVPEASFSFISTIINGVVDVTHIYNYNVVLYSTNFGQFEVDKIIDKVIKNRLDGVIILNSELTTKALDQLSRYNIPVTVVGTPLQGKLRTSVYVDYEEATYNVVMKYLKDGKDKIVFLDGDYNRFIVEEMLIGIKKAYKENNLEFKGHLQIGDSYLTSYNEIKKYLENNDVDLCLGARDSLAIAALNAALDLNKNIPNDLEIIGFNNTKYSRMARPALSTVHVPLYELGAIAARHMTKMLNKEIVENSNHKLETYLVERLTTK
- a CDS encoding preprotein translocase subunit SecD (product_source=COG0342; cog=COG0342; superfamily=58038) → MIKAIKKLFSVDESELDFDEIETSEDKSNLYQNELNNQHENTNTSNLNVREILEEQGNKITEVQSNTEINEVLSDNEIETVNIVEQPVKTFDTTTPDILNHNIVEADTKPTKRSFDFAKEIEDAYEKPFVDPIEKEVIEKKQEKSIEKPKVNDEINKDNYVLKDIISPMRGVVRKETNSIKRDPDVKKSQIIKLREHVKTTEIEPDSTDDYAQTIEFTFSDTKNLEDTLNGINIPSEEPKDTLSETSKFTLIEDSTGEMRLVIDEDE
- a CDS encoding shikimate dehydrogenase (product_source=KO:K00014; cath_funfam=3.40.50.300,3.40.50.720; cog=COG0169,COG0703; ko=KO:K00014; pfam=PF01202,PF08501; superfamily=51735,52540,53223; tigrfam=TIGR00507) — its product is MKKYGLIGKKLDYSYSKIIHDELIKSYDFQAIYQLIETNSINRELLEKYDGLNITIPYKEEVLNYIDKNVDKLPCNTIINRDNQLFAYNTDIYGFDFLVKKLGVLNIEKVVILGSGASSKLIQHYFKDKEVIIISRSSETNNYSNLKKINADLLVNATPVGMNEYISPINEEYLSNFKAVIDLNYNPINSKLAIDCAKHNITFVGGIDMLLVQAIKSFELWHNVIVNRFDAKKIKLKLLAKINQKIAFVGLSLSGKTTLVKKYNGIDLDEAIEKKYNEDIDKMIDDGNFRKRETSVLKDLVNENYQLIACGGGIVLNHENMELLKDYLIVHLQVDIDVLIERFISNPRPLIKSQKQLLMMNEKRKELYQKYADIELNKKEAEEFLDEISNH
- a CDS encoding L-cysteine desulfidase (product_source=COG3681; cog=COG3681; pfam=PF03313), whose protein sequence is MFKQENYQKYLDILSEELVPALGCTEPISVAYGAALARKHLGSFPTEIVIKSSGNILKNAKSVVVPNTGGLKGMQASLLAGAVGGDSDLELEVLSKITPEQIKEINDLMNTGLVKVEKLVTPITLHTITYVTDGTKEVEVEIQHMHTNVSRITVDGEDIFSNEVSAEEFAGSMTDRSILSIDQILDFVEVAKLDDYKDLLELQIKNNMAIAKEGLENDYGINVGSTLIKYGDNSLEAKVKGTTAAGSDARMNGSTMPVVTNSGSGNQGMTCSIPVIVYAQEKGYSHEKMMKALLLSNLVTIHIKTDLTRLSCYCGAIVAASGAAAGISYLEDLSGDQIKMAITNVLGNVSGVVCDGAKESCPSKMASAIDAAFQGVYLARDNEVFTHGCGFVEGDIEATIKNVGELGRVGMAGTQEVVFDIMTRIEN
- a CDS encoding tyrosyl-tRNA synthetase (product_source=KO:K01866; cath_funfam=1.10.240.10,3.10.290.10,3.40.50.620; cog=COG0162; ko=KO:K01866; pfam=PF00579,PF01479; smart=SM00363; superfamily=52374,55174; tigrfam=TIGR00234); the encoded protein is MNIIKELEWRGLIHSITDQEKLEEMAKGQIKVYLGVDPTADSMHIGHLLPVIMLRRFQMYGHIPVPVMGGGTGQIGDPSGRSSERQLLDLETIESNVANIRKQVESILDLECENKPMFLNNNEWGSKISMFEFLRDYGKYFNINYMLAKDTIASRLETGISYTEFSYTIIQALDWLKMYEMYGVTMQIGGSDQWGNITSGLELLRKKHPESVCAGLTMPLITKADGTKFGKTAGGAIWLDPKKTSPYEFYQFFLNSADDDVINYLKVFTFFSQEEIAFMEKELKEKPHERFAQKELARAVTTMVHSKEDYEHALEISKALFSGDIKNLNLADIKDSFKGVSESVINVAEMNIIDFLVETEICKSKREAREFVGNNSITINGDRINDVDFIVKKADAFDEEITIVRRGKKNYFKVIFS
- a CDS encoding hypothetical protein (product_source=Hypo-rule applied; cath_funfam=3.90.1170.20; superfamily=81343; transmembrane_helix_parts=Inside_1_6,TMhelix_7_29,Outside_30_67,TMhelix_68_87,Inside_88_93), giving the protein MGFFQILSYLIIYICLPVTIIATLVYLILLFKQLTVTVKKVDALSTNIEQKMELLEGPIETIVNINNSYLQVISAFSAVATTIGAFAKGKRKK
- a CDS encoding UDP-N-acetylmuramate--alanine ligase (product_source=KO:K01924; cath_funfam=3.40.1190.10,3.40.50.720,3.90.190.20; cog=COG0773; ko=KO:K01924; pfam=PF01225,PF02875,PF08245; superfamily=51984,53244,53623; tigrfam=TIGR01082), with translation MEYFLVGIKGSGMASLAQILLDLNYKVSGSDIEQHIFTQDVLEKRDVPIYSFNAQNIKEGMIIVKGNSFDENHPEIKEAKRLDLKIYTYVEMLQKIIGEYYSICIAGTHGKTTTTGLVETILAGKEKTGFLIGDGNGQLSSDAINFVVESCEYKDNFLNYYPNIALINNIELDHVDYFDSLEQYILSFKKFAQQSKDYVVLNGDDNNCMKIERENNYYYFGLSDNNCFQAKNIVYDENGVEFDLYSSYFTGEKEFCYRFKLKLYGAHMLMNALAAITIYSLKNIDSDFEYMEKALNSFEGVSRRFEIKEEKTNVFVDDYAHHPTAIKLMIDTVKQKYPNKKVIAFFKPDRYSRIYEFGKEIAQALSKADEVYLFEFPSTSAKEVGIDIDMNYVLQYLDKGKIIEENQESINHFKGYQDSIFLLMSSKNVYDFEEKLIKSI
- a CDS encoding gas vesicle protein (product_source=COG4980; cath_funfam=1.10.1470.10; cog=COG4980; superfamily=58113), with protein sequence MKAKGLALFGLGVFAGLLLAPKKGSEAYDELKEKVNNVYLQTKELDIDSIKDKMYDIKIEVAKMDYDRSKEIVSNQATIIKEKLDKLITDLQENEKIKPAMANAVDATQKAIIDLIDYIDESELVDKTKEQVQKAYDKTSEYASDLKEKTTSIADNVMDKADDTYEKVAKQTEKIVAKKKKKSEA